A part of Amycolatopsis lurida genomic DNA contains:
- a CDS encoding LLM class F420-dependent oxidoreductase, translated as MTTASNRKIRIGVQLQPQHAEYKAIRRAASEAEDLGVDIVFNWDHFYPLYGEPEGLHYECWTMLGAWAESTSRVEIGALVTCNSYRNPELLADMARTVDNISDGRLILGIGSGWFEKDYDEYGYEFGTAGGRLDNLAEALPRIESRLGKLNPQPVRDIPVLIGGGGEKKTLRLVAKHADIWHGFGDPEVVERKVKILDQHCADVGRDPKEIERSVAVEGEPEELGPKLLELGVSLFTVATGGPDYNLDKLRSWIAWRDKQQS; from the coding sequence ATGACCACTGCTTCGAACAGGAAGATCCGGATCGGCGTCCAGCTGCAGCCCCAGCACGCCGAGTACAAGGCGATCCGCCGGGCGGCTTCGGAGGCCGAAGACCTCGGTGTGGACATCGTCTTCAACTGGGACCATTTCTATCCGCTCTACGGTGAGCCGGAGGGCCTGCACTACGAGTGCTGGACCATGCTGGGCGCCTGGGCGGAGTCCACGTCGCGGGTCGAGATCGGCGCGCTGGTGACGTGCAACAGCTACCGCAACCCCGAACTGCTGGCCGACATGGCCCGCACCGTCGACAACATCTCCGACGGGCGGCTGATCCTCGGCATCGGCTCCGGCTGGTTCGAGAAGGACTACGACGAGTACGGCTACGAGTTCGGCACCGCGGGCGGGCGGCTCGACAACCTCGCGGAGGCACTCCCGCGGATCGAGAGCAGGCTGGGCAAGCTGAACCCGCAGCCGGTCCGGGACATCCCGGTGCTGATCGGCGGCGGCGGCGAGAAGAAGACCCTGCGCCTGGTGGCGAAGCACGCCGACATCTGGCACGGCTTCGGCGACCCGGAGGTCGTGGAGCGCAAGGTCAAGATCCTCGACCAGCACTGCGCCGACGTCGGCCGCGACCCGAAGGAGATCGAGCGTTCGGTCGCCGTCGAGGGCGAGCCCGAGGAGCTGGGCCCGAAGCTGCTGGAGCTGGGTGTCTCGCTGTTCACCGTGGCGACCGGCGGGCCGGACTACAACCTCGACAAGCTGCGGTCCTGGATCGCCTGGCGGGACAAGCAGCAGTCCTGA
- a CDS encoding CGNR zinc finger domain-containing protein, which translates to MTSAQRDFLPGRSARAAAQRAVDLLEVLLAPEPSIVSVRAVLEAHGETSVELAPSDVASLREAAFELREVFAARDAEEAAGVLNRLLARHAHPPRLTDHSDGFGWHLHVDADDDGPWGAWLVTSSALALAVLLADRQAPPGGLCAASGCGKPFAHLGGGSPRRYCSTRCATRERVAAHRRQRS; encoded by the coding sequence ATGACTTCAGCGCAGCGGGATTTCCTGCCCGGCCGTTCGGCTCGGGCGGCAGCGCAGCGGGCGGTGGATCTGCTGGAGGTCCTGCTCGCACCGGAACCTTCGATCGTGTCGGTTCGCGCGGTGCTGGAAGCGCACGGCGAAACCTCGGTCGAGCTGGCGCCGTCGGACGTGGCCTCGTTGCGGGAGGCGGCCTTCGAGCTGCGGGAGGTGTTCGCGGCGCGGGATGCCGAGGAGGCGGCCGGAGTGCTCAACCGGCTGCTGGCTCGTCACGCGCATCCGCCGCGGCTGACCGATCACTCCGACGGGTTCGGCTGGCATCTCCACGTGGACGCCGACGACGACGGGCCGTGGGGCGCGTGGCTGGTGACGTCCTCCGCGCTGGCGCTGGCCGTGCTGCTCGCGGACCGTCAGGCGCCGCCGGGCGGATTGTGTGCGGCTTCGGGCTGCGGGAAGCCGTTCGCGCACTTGGGCGGGGGGAGCCCGCGGCGGTACTGCTCGACGCGGTGCGCCACCCGGGAGCGGGTCGCGGCTCACCGGCGACAACGCTCGTGA
- a CDS encoding MFS transporter produces the protein MRGRYRLAAYLTGATVARTGDELSGPALLLLGMGVDGSAATGSALLAGLTISAAAGGPLLGALLDRSPRPGRLLAWALLAYAGGLGAVLALVELPAAIAVAVAAGLLNPALAGGWTAQLPNVRGTTPLARASTLDAMTFTAASLAGPGLAGLVAAYAGAPAAVAVAITLVAVAFPTAWSLPAAEAKPSTPIHRQLADGFAVLFRNRALLRATATSTVSFVGIGVAIVCYPLLGAQRLGSPGFGALLLTVLAAASLVANAVLARRPPPPDRTVLASTVLLGASFLLAASGHDVVTLLAATVLAGFAEGPQLSALFAIRHREAPARVRAQVFTTAASVKITGLAAGAALAGPLSALSVTAALGAAAGCQLLAAATYVLVGPRTPSPARAA, from the coding sequence ATGAGAGGCCGTTACAGACTCGCCGCCTATTTGACCGGTGCGACGGTCGCCAGGACCGGGGACGAACTGTCCGGACCGGCGTTGCTTCTGCTCGGCATGGGCGTCGACGGTTCGGCCGCCACCGGTTCCGCGCTGCTCGCGGGCCTGACGATCTCCGCGGCGGCCGGCGGGCCGCTGCTCGGGGCCCTGCTCGACCGCAGCCCCCGGCCGGGGCGGCTGCTGGCGTGGGCACTGCTCGCCTACGCGGGCGGGCTCGGCGCGGTGCTCGCGCTGGTCGAACTCCCCGCGGCGATCGCCGTGGCGGTCGCGGCCGGGCTGCTCAACCCCGCCTTGGCGGGCGGCTGGACGGCGCAGCTGCCGAATGTCCGCGGCACGACACCGCTGGCGAGGGCGAGCACGCTCGACGCGATGACGTTCACCGCCGCGAGCCTCGCCGGGCCGGGACTCGCCGGCCTCGTGGCCGCGTACGCCGGCGCCCCGGCCGCGGTTGCCGTCGCGATCACACTGGTCGCGGTGGCCTTTCCCACCGCGTGGTCACTTCCGGCCGCCGAAGCGAAGCCCTCGACACCGATCCACCGTCAACTCGCCGACGGGTTCGCGGTCCTCTTCCGCAATCGCGCCCTGCTGCGAGCCACCGCGACGTCCACGGTGTCCTTCGTCGGTATCGGGGTCGCCATCGTCTGCTATCCGCTGCTCGGCGCTCAACGGCTGGGGAGCCCGGGTTTCGGCGCACTGCTGCTCACCGTGCTTGCCGCCGCGTCACTGGTCGCGAACGCCGTGCTGGCCCGCAGGCCACCGCCGCCGGACCGCACCGTGCTCGCCAGCACGGTCCTGCTGGGCGCGAGCTTCCTGCTCGCGGCGTCAGGACACGACGTGGTGACCCTGCTGGCCGCCACCGTGCTCGCCGGATTCGCCGAAGGACCCCAGCTTTCGGCGCTGTTCGCCATCCGGCATCGCGAAGCGCCCGCGCGAGTGCGGGCTCAGGTGTTCACGACGGCGGCGAGCGTGAAGATCACCGGACTCGCGGCGGGCGCCGCGCTCGCGGGACCGCTGAGCGCACTCTCCGTGACCGCCGCGCTGGGCGCCGCGGCGGGCTGCCAGCTCCTCGCGGCCGCGACGTATGTGCTGGTCGGCCCTAGAACGCCATCGCCTGCGCGCGCCGCTTGA
- a CDS encoding Rv2175c family DNA-binding protein produces MSGIPVADDVLDADVAVLSVPEVATALNVSANKVRQMLRDGHLIAVRRKGELYVPAGFLVKDGVVKGLAGTITVLADAGFSRTEMLRWLFAADETLPGTTPVNALRTSHGTEVKRRAQAMAF; encoded by the coding sequence GTGAGTGGTATTCCCGTCGCCGACGACGTTCTCGATGCAGATGTTGCCGTTCTCTCGGTCCCGGAGGTCGCGACCGCGCTGAACGTCTCGGCCAACAAGGTCCGCCAGATGCTGCGCGACGGCCACCTGATCGCCGTCCGGCGGAAGGGCGAGTTGTACGTCCCGGCCGGGTTCCTGGTCAAGGACGGCGTGGTCAAGGGCTTGGCGGGCACCATCACCGTGCTCGCGGACGCCGGTTTCAGCCGGACGGAGATGTTGCGCTGGCTCTTCGCCGCGGACGAGACCCTGCCGGGGACCACCCCGGTCAACGCGCTCCGCACGAGCCACGGCACCGAGGTCAAGCGGCGCGCGCAGGCGATGGCGTTCTAG
- the pknB gene encoding Stk1 family PASTA domain-containing Ser/Thr kinase, with translation MTRTDPTLVGTLLEGRYRVDKLLARGGMSSVYRGVDTRLDRQVAIKIMDPRFADDRSFVERFEREARSAARLHHPHVVAVHDQGFDTPGGEESGRAFLVMELVDGGTLRELLAERGPLDVALALSITEPVLSALAAAHAAGLVHRDVKPENVLIGRGGTALSGGVVKVADFGLVRAIASAGTTSSSVILGTVAYVSPEQVATGATTSRGDVYSAGILLYEMLTGRPPYTGDTALSVAYRHVNDDVPRPSELRPGIPPQLDELILRATRRDPEQRPADAAAFLAELHHLRTVLGVPAVPVPVPLPADADREIDAERTTPGIPAVPAANPALATTVLTPVAEATMPVTGPRGTQALHREPPIPAAQPPRTPPPRPRPAADDEQPGSRKRLYVMIAAAVLVLGGLIGAFAFILNDTGPNSSSVPKLAGMNQAAAGDALRSAKLTPAYTEEYSDTAAQHTVIRSDPAAGTSLAPGATVNVVLSKGRPIVPDIQAGTSPQDTETAIKAAQLTPVQGEQEYSDVAKNKVIRVDPSPGSQLNIGGQVTIILSKGPEPLPPVPDVTGQTKDAAFQILQQAGFQPFQAGEEFSDQFAAGQVIRTDPKGGGKASNRRIGVFVSNAVEVPNVTFKRMEEAFQILRQAGLEPDRQGRGNGNGNGGGNGGFDFVLEQDPQPGTKVPKGTKVKLRGFG, from the coding sequence GTGACACGCACGGATCCCACTCTGGTGGGCACTCTGCTCGAGGGCCGCTACCGGGTGGACAAGCTGCTCGCACGCGGTGGGATGTCGTCGGTGTACCGCGGCGTCGACACCCGCCTGGACCGCCAGGTCGCCATCAAGATCATGGACCCGCGGTTCGCCGACGACAGGTCGTTCGTCGAGCGTTTCGAGCGGGAGGCCAGGTCGGCGGCCCGGCTGCATCATCCGCACGTGGTGGCGGTGCACGACCAGGGTTTCGACACCCCCGGCGGCGAGGAATCCGGCCGCGCGTTCCTGGTCATGGAACTCGTCGACGGCGGAACCCTACGTGAACTGCTCGCCGAACGCGGTCCGCTGGACGTCGCGCTCGCGCTGAGCATCACCGAACCGGTGCTCTCCGCGCTGGCCGCGGCGCATGCCGCCGGCCTGGTGCACCGCGACGTCAAACCGGAGAACGTGCTCATCGGCCGCGGCGGCACGGCGCTTTCGGGCGGCGTGGTCAAGGTGGCCGACTTCGGCCTGGTCCGCGCGATCGCCAGCGCGGGTACCACAAGTTCGAGCGTCATCCTCGGCACCGTCGCCTACGTCTCCCCCGAACAGGTCGCGACCGGCGCGACCACCTCGCGCGGCGACGTCTACTCGGCCGGGATCCTGCTGTACGAAATGCTCACCGGACGCCCGCCGTACACCGGCGACACCGCGCTCTCGGTGGCGTACCGGCACGTCAACGACGACGTCCCGCGCCCGAGCGAGCTACGGCCGGGCATCCCGCCGCAACTCGACGAGCTGATCCTGCGCGCCACGCGCCGCGACCCCGAGCAGCGTCCGGCCGACGCGGCGGCTTTCCTCGCCGAGCTGCATCATCTGCGTACCGTCCTGGGTGTCCCGGCCGTTCCCGTGCCCGTGCCGCTGCCCGCCGACGCCGACCGGGAGATCGACGCCGAGCGCACCACTCCCGGCATCCCCGCCGTCCCGGCGGCGAACCCGGCCTTGGCGACGACGGTGTTGACCCCGGTCGCCGAAGCGACCATGCCGGTCACCGGCCCGCGCGGAACGCAGGCACTGCACCGCGAGCCGCCGATCCCCGCCGCCCAGCCGCCCCGCACGCCTCCCCCGCGGCCCCGGCCGGCCGCCGACGACGAACAGCCGGGGTCGCGCAAGCGCCTCTACGTCATGATCGCCGCCGCGGTGCTGGTTCTCGGCGGCCTGATCGGCGCGTTCGCCTTCATCCTCAACGACACCGGGCCGAACTCGTCGTCGGTGCCGAAACTGGCGGGGATGAACCAGGCCGCCGCCGGAGACGCGCTCCGCTCGGCGAAGCTGACCCCGGCCTACACCGAGGAGTACAGCGACACCGCCGCCCAGCACACGGTGATCCGGTCCGACCCCGCGGCGGGCACGTCGCTCGCGCCGGGCGCCACGGTCAACGTCGTGCTGTCGAAGGGCCGCCCGATCGTGCCGGACATCCAGGCCGGGACGAGCCCGCAGGACACGGAGACGGCGATCAAGGCCGCGCAGCTGACCCCGGTCCAGGGCGAGCAGGAATACAGCGACGTCGCCAAGAACAAGGTGATCCGCGTCGACCCGAGCCCCGGTTCGCAGCTGAACATCGGCGGGCAGGTCACGATCATCCTGTCGAAGGGCCCCGAGCCGCTGCCGCCGGTCCCGGACGTCACCGGGCAGACCAAGGACGCCGCGTTCCAGATCCTGCAGCAGGCGGGCTTCCAGCCGTTCCAGGCGGGTGAGGAGTTCTCCGACCAGTTCGCCGCCGGTCAGGTGATCCGCACCGACCCGAAGGGCGGCGGCAAGGCGAGCAACCGCCGCATCGGGGTGTTCGTTTCGAACGCCGTCGAAGTACCGAACGTGACGTTCAAGCGGATGGAGGAGGCGTTCCAGATCCTGCGACAGGCAGGGCTGGAGCCCGACCGTCAGGGACGCGGAAACGGCAACGGGAACGGCGGCGGAAACGGTGGTTTCGACTTCGTCCTGGAGCAGGATCCGCAGCCAGGCACCAAGGTGCCGAAGGGTACGAAAGTGAAGCTCAGGGGCTTCGGGTGA
- a CDS encoding NAD(P)H-binding protein, protein MTILVTGATGSVGRLLVDELVEAGAPVRALTVNPAKAALPEQVEVAKGYLGKPETLPEALKGIETVYLAPLAAKVDDFVKLAKEAGVRRVVALSGSNADDPAENSSGVDYAIIEKAVREAGFDWTFLRPGAFMNNTLGWAEMIKAERVVREAYPESRMTPIDLADIAAVAAHVILTDGHVGKKHTLSGPTAISQREQVAAISAALGEEVVFEELTREEANKQWAAAGIPAEIAEWLLDGFAYFTENPDKPTGVVQELTGRPGVTYAEWAVANVEAFR, encoded by the coding sequence GTGACGATCCTGGTGACCGGTGCGACCGGAAGCGTCGGCAGGCTGCTCGTCGACGAACTGGTGGAGGCCGGGGCGCCGGTGCGGGCGCTCACCGTCAATCCGGCGAAGGCGGCGTTGCCCGAACAGGTGGAGGTCGCCAAGGGGTACCTGGGCAAGCCGGAGACCTTGCCGGAGGCCCTGAAAGGCATCGAGACCGTGTACCTGGCGCCGCTCGCGGCCAAGGTGGACGACTTCGTGAAGCTGGCGAAGGAGGCCGGAGTGCGCCGGGTGGTGGCGCTGTCGGGCAGCAATGCCGACGACCCGGCCGAGAACTCGAGCGGCGTGGACTACGCGATCATCGAGAAGGCCGTCCGGGAGGCGGGCTTCGACTGGACGTTCCTGCGGCCGGGCGCGTTCATGAACAACACGCTCGGCTGGGCCGAGATGATCAAGGCCGAGCGGGTGGTCCGCGAGGCCTACCCCGAGTCGCGGATGACGCCGATCGACCTCGCGGACATCGCCGCCGTCGCGGCGCACGTCATCCTGACCGACGGGCACGTCGGCAAGAAGCACACGCTGAGCGGGCCGACGGCGATCAGCCAGCGCGAACAGGTCGCCGCCATTTCGGCCGCACTCGGCGAAGAGGTGGTCTTCGAGGAGCTGACCCGGGAGGAGGCGAACAAGCAGTGGGCCGCCGCCGGGATCCCGGCGGAGATCGCCGAATGGCTCCTCGACGGCTTCGCGTACTTCACCGAAAACCCCGACAAGCCGACGGGCGTCGTCCAGGAGCTCACCGGACGGCCCGGCGTCACCTATGCGGAGTGGGCGGTGGCGAACGTCGAAGCGTTCCGCTGA
- a CDS encoding TetR/AcrR family transcriptional regulator yields MDFERSLELLWRDRGEARQPTRGRKPKLTLDQVIATAVALADGAGEATVSMSQIAKKLSAGTMTLYTYVPGKTELLDLMVDSVLAERNLPGPGDPRPDGWREQVRLYAERTLAVFRAHPWLRSTSMVRPVLGPGLMAGQEYLIAAVSDIGLEPRKAAAAANSIEIYVQANATLFAETAQVEQETGQSTDAWWGQRSVFWEKYFDVERHPAMTRIWESGGYDADTCEAADETFAFGLERLLDGIEALVTR; encoded by the coding sequence ATGGACTTCGAGCGCAGCCTCGAACTGTTGTGGCGTGACCGCGGCGAAGCCCGGCAGCCGACCAGGGGGCGGAAGCCGAAACTGACCCTCGACCAGGTGATCGCCACCGCCGTCGCGCTCGCCGACGGCGCGGGTGAGGCGACCGTGTCGATGAGCCAGATCGCTAAGAAGCTCAGCGCCGGCACGATGACGCTCTACACCTACGTCCCCGGCAAGACGGAACTGCTCGACCTCATGGTGGACTCGGTGCTCGCCGAACGGAATCTCCCCGGCCCCGGTGATCCGCGGCCGGACGGCTGGCGCGAGCAGGTGCGGCTCTACGCCGAGCGCACCCTCGCCGTGTTCCGCGCGCATCCGTGGCTGCGCTCGACGTCGATGGTGCGGCCGGTGCTCGGCCCCGGGCTGATGGCGGGCCAGGAGTACCTGATCGCGGCGGTGTCGGACATCGGGCTCGAGCCGCGCAAGGCGGCCGCGGCCGCGAACAGCATCGAGATCTACGTGCAGGCGAACGCGACGCTGTTCGCCGAGACCGCGCAGGTCGAACAGGAGACCGGGCAGTCGACCGACGCCTGGTGGGGGCAGCGGTCGGTGTTCTGGGAGAAGTACTTCGACGTGGAGCGGCATCCGGCGATGACGCGGATCTGGGAAAGCGGCGGTTACGACGCGGACACCTGCGAGGCCGCCGACGAGACCTTCGCGTTCGGCCTGGAACGCCTGCTGGACGGCATCGAAGCCCTCGTCACCCGCTGA